One window of the Camelus ferus isolate YT-003-E chromosome 12, BCGSAC_Cfer_1.0, whole genome shotgun sequence genome contains the following:
- the SLC4A8 gene encoding electroneutral sodium bicarbonate exchanger 1 isoform X3 yields the protein MRAGSNEPDGVLSYQRPDEEAVVDQGGTSTILNIHYEKEELEGHRTLYVGVRMPLGRQSHRHHRTHGQKHRRRGRGKGASQGEEGSEALAHGNTLAPSGEDTPSQRVQFILGTEEDEEHVPHDLFTELDEICLKEGEDAEWKETARWLKFEEDVEDGGERWSKPYVATLSLHSLFELRSCLINGTVLLDMRANSIEEISDLILDQQELFSDLNDSMRVKVREALLKKHHHQNEKKRNNLIPIVRSFAEVGKKQSDPHLMDKHGQTVSPQSIPTTNLEVKNGVNCEHSPVDLSKVDLHFMKKIPTGAEASNVLVGEVDTLDRPIVAFVRLTPAVLLSGLTEVPIPTRFLFILLGPVGKGQQYHEIGRSMATIMTDEIFHDVAYKAKERDDLLAGIDEFLDQVTVLPPGEWDPSIRIEPPKNVPSQEKRKMPGVPNGNVCHIEPEAHGGHSGPELQRTGRLFGGLVLDIKRKAPWYWSDYRDALSLQCLASFLFLYCACMSPVITFGGLLGEATEGRISAIESLFGASMTGIAYSLFAGQALTILGSTGPVLVFEKILFKFCKDYALSYLSLRACIGLWTAFLCIVLVATDASSLVCYITRFTEEAFASLICIIFIYEAIEKLIHLAETYPIHMHSQLDRLSLYYCRCTLPENPNNHTLQYWKDHNIVTAEVHWANLTVSECQEMHGEFTGSACGHHGPYTPDVLFWSCILFFTTFILSSTLKTFKTSRYFPTRVRSMVSDFAVFLTIFTMVIIDFLIGVPSPKLQVPSVFKPTRDDRGWIISPIGPNPWWTVIAAIIPALLCTILIFMDQQITAVIINRKEHKLKKGCGYHLDLLMVAIMLGVCSVMGLPWFVAATVLSITHVNSLKLESECSAPGEQPKFLGIREQRVTGLMIFVLMGCSVFMTAILKILESLYHLECAVIPHLIPGLSAPLSPVYPDASALWRFPLHGSFFTAGDSVL from the exons GTCATAGAACCCTGTATGTGGGGGTCCGGATGCCACTGGGCCGGCAGAGCCATCGGCACCACCGAACCCACGGCCAGAAGCACCGGAGGCGAGGGCGGGGCAAAGGAGCCAGCCAGGGGGAGGAAGGCTCGGAGGCTCTGGCCCATGGTAACACCCTCGCACCCTCAGGAGAGG ACACACCATCTCAGCGTGTTCAGTTCATTCTTGGCACCGAGGAAGATGAGGAGCATGTGCCTCATGACCTGTTCACAGAGCTGGATGAGATCTGTCTGAAAGAGGGAGAAGATGCCGAGTGGAAGGAGACAGCCAG GTGGCTGAAGTTTGAAGAGGATGTCGAGGACGGGGGAGAACGCTGGAGCAAGCCTTACGTGGCGACCCTATCACTGCACAGTCTCTTTGAGCTCAGGAGCTGCCTTATCAATGGGACGGTCCTCCTGGATATGCGAGCAAATAGCATAGAAGAAATTTCAG ACCTGATCCTGGACCAGCAAGAACTATTCAGTGACCTGAATGACAGCATGAGGGTTAAAGTACGAGAAGCCCTTCTCAAAAAGCACCATCATcagaatgaaaagaagagaaataacctCATCCCCATTGTCCGTTCCTTTGCTGAAGTGGGCAAGAAGCAGTCTGATCCACATTTAATGGATAAACATG GTCAAACTGTGTCTCCTCAGTCCATTCCAACTACAAATCTAGAAGTGAAAAATGGTGTGAATTGTGAACACAGTCCTGTGGATTTAAGCAAG GTGGACCTTCACTTTATGAAAAAAATCCCCACTGGGGCAGAGGCCTCGAATGTCCTGGTTGGAGAGGTGGACACGCTGGACCGCCCCATTGTTGCCTTTGTGAGGCTGACTCCGGCCGTCCTTCTCTCAGGCCTGACGGAAGTGCCCATCCCAACAAG ATTTTTGTTTATCCTGTTGGGTCCGGTAGGGAAAGGTCAGCAGTACCATGAGATTGGCAGATCCATGGCCACCATCATGACAGATGAG ATTTTTCATGATGTGGCATACAAGGCAAAAGAGCGAGACGACCTGCTGGCAGGGATTGATGAGTTCCTAGACCAGGTGACGGTGCTGCCTCCAGGGGAGTGGGACCCATCCATTAGGATTGAGCCACCCAAAAACGTCCCTTCCCAG gagaaaaggaaaatgcctgGAGTcccaaatggaaatgtttgccaTATCGAACCGGAAGCACATGGGGGCCACAGCGGACCAGAGCTTCAGCGCACTGGGCG GCTCTTTGGGGGCTTGGTGCTGGACATCAAGCGGAAGGCCCCCTGGTACTGGAGCGACTACCGGGATGCACTTAGCTTACAGTGTTtggcctcctttctgttcctgtACTGTGCCTGCATGTCACCTGTCATCACCTTTGGGGGATTGCTCGGAGAAGCCACCGAGGGGCGCATA agTGCAATTGAGTCCTTGTTTGGAGCCTCCATGACGGGGATTGCCTATTCCTTGTTTGCTGGACAGGCTCTCACCATCCTGGGAAGTACTGGGCCAGTGCTTGTGTTTGAAAAGATTTTGTTCAAATTCTGCAA AGACTATGCTCTTTCGTACCTCTCCCTGCGAGCATGTATCGGACTGTGGACCGCCTTCCTGTGTATTGTCCTTGTGGCAACCGACGCCAGTTCCCTCGTCTGTTACATTACCCGCTTCACTGAAGAAGCATTTGCCTCCCTGatctgcattattttcatttatgaagCAATAGAAAAGCTGATTCACCTGGCGGAGACCTACCCCATCCACATGCACAGCCAGCTGGACCGCCTTAGCCTCTATTA CTGCAGGTGTACTCTCCCAGAGAATCCAAACAACCACACCTTACAGTACTGGAAGGACCACAACATCGTGACAGCGGAAGTCCACTGGGCTAACCTGACTGTCAGT GAGTGCCAGGAGATGCATGGGGAGTTCACGGGCTCTGCGTGCGGCCATCATGGACCCTATACTCCTGACGTGCTCTTTTGGTCCTGCATTCTCTTCTTCACCACCTTCATCCTCTCGAGCACCTTGAAGACGTTTAAGACAAGCCGCTATTTCCCAACCAGA GTCCGCTCCATGGTGAGTGACTTTGCTGTTTTCCTCACTATCTTCACAATGGTGATTATCGACTTTTTGATTGGAGTCCCATCACCAAAGCTTCAAGTTCCCAGTGTATTCAAG ccAACGAGGGATGATCGAGGGTGGATTATTAGCCCCATTGGCCCCAATCCCTGGTGGACTGTGATAGCTGCAATTATCCCAGCTCTCCTCTGCACTATCTTAATATTCATGGACCAGCAGATCACAGCTGTCATCATTAACAGGAAGGAGCACAAGCTTAAG AAAGGATGTGGCTACCACCTGGACCTGCTGATGGTGGCCATCATGCTGGGTGTTTGCTCCGTCATGGGCCTGCCCTGGTTTGTGGCTGCAACTGTCCTGTCCATCACACACGTGAACAGCCTCAAACTGGAATCTGAGTGCTCTGCACCTGGAGAACAGCCTAAATTCTTGGGTATCCGAGAACAGAGAGTGACAGGCCTTATGATCTTTGTACTGATGGGCTGCTCAGTCTTCATGACGGCTATATTAAAG ATACTTGAGAGTTTATATCATCTTGAGTGTGCTGTGATACCACATTTAATCCCTGGTCTTTCTGCCCCTTTGTCTCCAGTTTATCCCGATGCCAGTGCTCTATGGCGTTTTCCTCTACATGGGAGTTTCTTCACTGCAGGGGATTCAG TTCTTTGA